CCAACTATCATCTTCACTCTCCTCCACCGGTCACAATCCGCCCTATTTTTTGCCACTCCCACCCGCCTCCGAAGCCAATCCATCTCCACCCCGCTCGCGCCCCCACTTGCCGTTCCACTCGTCCCCCTCACATAATGCGCCGGACTCGCGGACCTCTGCGCGTCCTAACCCTGACAGAACCGGCAGGATGTCATGACACCTCAACCGACGCTGCTGCTCATCCTTCTCATTGGGGCCGGTCTTGCGCTCTTTGGCCTCGATCTCTTACTGCCGTTGGGCATCGCCAACGCCGTGCTCTATGCAGGCGTGGTATTCCTTGCCGCCCTCAGCCCCTCACTTCGCGTTCCCCTGTTCACCGCCGCAGGATGCTCGATCCTCACCATCGTCGGCGCCTGGTTCGGCCCATCGATTCCCGGCGTTCCTCTCTGGGTCGCCCTGTCGAACCGGACGCTCAGCCTGATGACGATCTGGGCGCCGATCCTGTTTCTCCTGCAACGCCGGCAAACGGAAGTTCTCTTGCGCCGCCTGAACGAATCGCTGGAAACGCGCGTCCAAGCCCGCACGGCTGAAATTGCGGCGAAAGAACTGGCGCTGCGCCAGACACAGGAAGAACTGCGCGCCCTGACCAGCCGCCTGCTGACCGTGCAGGATGAAGAACGGCGGCGTATCGCACACGATCTGCACGACGACATCAATCAGCGGCTCGCGATGCTGGCCCTCGGGCTTCGCGCGCTGGAACAGCCCGAACTGGCGCAGCCTGAATCAGCGCGCGCGACCCTGGCTCAAAGCCAGGAGGATATCCTCCTGCTTTCGGAAGAGGTCCGCCGCATGGCCTATCGCTTTCATCCCTCGATCCTGGATGATCTGGGCCTCGGCGCCGCGCTCAAGCGCTTGCTCGATGATTTCACCCATCGAACAAGGACCAAAACATTGCTCGTCAATCCTCCATCCGACACTGTGCCGCCCAAAGCGATCGCCACGACCATCTACCGGATCGTTCAGGAATGTCTCTCGAACATCACCCGCCACGCCAAGGCGACACGCGTGGAAGTGGAACTATTCATTAGCGAGCGAGAGCTCGACCTCACCGTGCGCGACAACGGCGTCGGCTTCGAGGTCGATGCCGCCCAACACGAACGGCAAGGCCTTGGCCTCTTCAACCTACGCGAACGGGCGCTGGCATTGTGCGGAACATCTCGCGTACAGTCTCAACCTGGGCACGGCACGGAGATTCACGTGCATCTCCCGTTGTCTGAGCCTCCACCTGCATGAA
Above is a window of Nitrospira lenta DNA encoding:
- a CDS encoding sensor histidine kinase: MTPQPTLLLILLIGAGLALFGLDLLLPLGIANAVLYAGVVFLAALSPSLRVPLFTAAGCSILTIVGAWFGPSIPGVPLWVALSNRTLSLMTIWAPILFLLQRRQTEVLLRRLNESLETRVQARTAEIAAKELALRQTQEELRALTSRLLTVQDEERRRIAHDLHDDINQRLAMLALGLRALEQPELAQPESARATLAQSQEDILLLSEEVRRMAYRFHPSILDDLGLGAALKRLLDDFTHRTRTKTLLVNPPSDTVPPKAIATTIYRIVQECLSNITRHAKATRVEVELFISERELDLTVRDNGVGFEVDAAQHERQGLGLFNLRERALALCGTSRVQSQPGHGTEIHVHLPLSEPPPA